The Sphingomonas aliaeris genome segment GATCCGCCTGCTCTGGCACATCGAGGGGTCGGCGAACCTGCGCGGCATCGTGCTGGCCCCGACGATCGCGACAAGCGGCCAGTCGGCACAATCGAACTCGATCATGAGCGCGGTCTATTCCGCCTTTGCCGGAATCTGCATCGCGTTATTGCTTTACAATGTCGGGCTCGCCCGCGCGCTCCGTCACGCATTCCTGCCATTCTACTGCCTGATGATGGTCGGCATGCTGCTCTATGCCTTCACGTCGTCGGGCGCTTTCGCTTGGGCATTTCCTGCGGTGGAGAACAACGCACGGCTCAGGATGAACTACGTCCTTCTCGCCGCGACGGGGATCGCCGCGATCAATTTCCTGCGGCATTTCTTCGAACCGCACATCGTGACGCCGTGGCTGGGCCGGATGGTCCGCATGGCGTCGTTCGCTGTGGCGCTTCCGGCATTCGGCGTCGCGTTGCTGGCACCGTGGCACCTCAAGCAATTCGATACCGCCTTTAGTCTCGGCTTCCTGATCCTGTTGGTCGCGATCATTCCCATCATGGTCGCGGCGTGGCGCAGGAAGAGCCAGTTCCTGGGATTGTTCATCACCGCGTGGATCACGCCGATCCTGCTCGCCGCGACGCGCACCGCCAGCGGCCTGAACCTGATCGACTACAGCTTCTGGCTCGACAATTCGACGATCCTTTCGATGGCGTTCGAGGCTTTGCTGTCTAGCCTGGCGATCGCATACCGGATCCTCCTGATCACGCGCGAACGCGATGTCGCGCGCGAACAGGAAATGGCGGCACGGTTGCTTGCCGATGCGGATCCGCTGACGGGGCTGATGAACCGCCGCGCCTTTCTGCGGGAGGCGATCGGGCGTGAAGGCGAACAGCAATTGCTGCTGCTCGACATCGATAACTTCAAACGCATCAACGACACGATAGGGCATGACGGCGGGGATAATGTCCTGCGGGTCGTGGCGCGCACCCTGCGTATCGCAAGCGATCCGCACGCTTTGGTAGCGCGGGTCGGGGGCGAGGAATTCGCCATCGTGTCTGGGCCCGGCGAGCCGGTCGATGCGGAGAAGGTACTGACCGCGCTCCGTACCGCGCCCATGCCCTATGATCTGGGGGTGACCGCCAGCATCGGGCTGCACTGGGGCACGCTCCTTCGGGAAGCCGATTGGAAGGCGATGTATTGCGCCGCCGATGCCGCATTGTTCGAGGCGAAGTCGGCAGGTCGCGATCGTGTTCGTGGCAAGGATACGTCTCGATTTCCGGTCGCGGTCGCGGCCTGACCCGCTTGCCGCGGCGGCCGGTTATTGTTACGGATGCGGGACAGACAACCGGGGAGGAGCCGGCATGCGTAGCCCCGATACCATCCGCCCCACCGTCGTACTGGTCGTTGCCGCCGCGCTTCTGCTAATCGTCGCGGTTCGCCACCCCAGCGCCGACATCCGCATCCTTACGCACGATTCGACCGACCGTTCCCCGGCCCGGGTGCAGGCCGCGTTCGATCTCGGGCTGGTCGCGGTATCCGTGCTCGTGACGTGGACCAAACGACTGGTCTGACGCGCTCGATCGGCGGGGTTGCGAGCGAAGCATCGCTTGCTTACACGAATGTAAATGACCGACCCGACATCCGATCCCGTTGCCGCCTGGACCAACGCCTATCGTCATCCGATGCGGTGGCAGACGGAATTTCCCCCGCTGTCGATGGTCGATGCGTTCGATGCCGCGGCCGCAAAGGCGGGCACGGCACCCCTGATCGACTTTCTGGGGCGGCATTACAGTTATGCCGAAACTTTGGACGGCGCGAACCGCGTCGCCGCCGGGTTGGCCGCCTTGGGCTATGGGCCGGGCGACCGGATCGGCCTTTTCCTTCCCAACGTGCCGCATTATCTTGCCGCCTATTACGGCATCCTGAAACTCGGCGCGACGGTGGTGAACTTCTCGCCGCTCTACACCGCCGACGAACTCGCGCATCAGGTGGCGGATTCCGGTACGCGGTTGCTGTTCACCGTTTCCGCGAAAGCCGTGCTGCCGACCGCGCTGAAGGTTCTGGAACGCAGCGCATTGGAACGGCTCGTCGTCGGCTCCGTCGCGGGCGCGCTCCCGCCGACCAAGTCGTTGCTCTACCGCCTGTTCAAACGGTCCGAGACCGCGGAACGTCCCGACGATCCGCGCATCCTCGCCTTTTCGAAACTCATCGCGAATGACGGGCGCCACGATCGTGCGACGATCGATCCGCTGAAGACGATCGCGCTGATCCAATATACCGGCGGCACCACGGGCGTGCCCAAAGGCGCGATGCTCAGCCACCAGAACCTGTCCGCCAATGCGCGCCAGATCATGGGCCTCGACCCGCATGTCGGCGAGGCGGACCGGATCCTCGGAGTGCTGCCGCTGTTCCACGTCTTCGCCAACACCTGCGTCCTCAACCGCACCGTGTTGAACGGCGGCTGCATCGTCATGCTGCCCCGCTTCGAAGCCGGACAGGTGCTTGCCGCGCTCCACCGGACCAAGGCGACATCGCTTCCCGGCGTGCCGACCATGTATCAGGCGCTGCTCGATCACCCGCAGGCCGCGCGGACCGATTTCAGCAGCCTCCGCGTCTGCATCTCCGGCGGCGCACCGCTCTCCGCCGAACTGAAAGCGAAGTTCGAGGCGACCACCGGCGCGACCGTCGTCGAAGGCTATGGGTTGTCGGAAAGCTCGGGCGTGGTCTCCGCCAACCCGTACGAACAGGACGGCAAACCCGGCACGATCGGGCAACCGATCCCCGCCACGATCGTCAAGCTGGTCGACAAGGGCGATCCCACCAGCCCCGCGCCCGACGGCGAACCGGGCGAGATCGTCATTCGCGGGCCGCAGATCATGCAGGGCTATTGGGGCCGCCCCGATGCCGACGGCGAAGTCTTCGTCACCGACGCCGATGGGCATGACTGGCTTCGCACCGGCGATGTCGGCACGATCGATGCGGACGGCTTCATCCGCATCGTCGATCGGCTGAAGGACATGATCGCGGTCAGCGGCTTCAAGGTCTTCCCAAGCCAGATCGAGGCGATCCTGTACCATCATCCAGCGATCAAGGAGGCGCTGGTGATCGGCCTGCCCGATCCGTATCGCGGCGAACATCCGCGCGCCTATGTGACGCTGAACGACGGCATCGCCGCGACGCCGGAAGAACTGCGCGACTGGCTCAACCCACAACTCGGCCGCCACGAACGCGTCGATCAGGTCGTCGTCCGCCTGACGATGCCCAAGACGATGATCGGCAAACTAAGCCGCAAGGACCTGATCGCCGAAGTCACGGCAGAGGGCACGTAAGACGAGCGTTTAGCAACGCGCCGACTCTATTTGCCCCTGGTAGACGATCGACCGACCTGACATGCTGCCGATCAGGGAGAATGGTCGATGAAACTGATGCTTGTCGCGCTCGTACTTTCCGGAACGGTCTCCGCCGGCCCCGCACCGGATCTGGACGCGGTCGTCGCCGCGCCGGGCAACCACAAGATCCTGCTGGAAAACGATCAGGTCCGCGTGCTTCAGGTCGAGGTCGCGCCCGGCGAGACTGAACCGGTCCACGAACACCGCTGGCCCAGCGTCCTCCACATCCAGGACGCACAGCCATCGGTCGATATCAGCTACGAGCTGCGCGGCGGCAACCTCGTCGAGATCGGCCGTCGCGCATTGCCCGGCGGACGCCCGCCCCCGCACTCTGGGTGCCGCGACAGGGTGCCCATGCCGTCAGGAACATGGGCACCGCGCCGTTCCGCCTGCTCCGCATCGAACTGAAGCAGGCGCCACCGGGCGCCCACTGATCAGCCCAATACTGTCTTCAGGTTCATGAACTCGTGCAGACCGTACGGCCCCAGTTCGCGGCCGTGGCCTGACCGCTTGATGCCGCCGAACGGCGCTTCGGGGCTGCTGGCCAGCATCTGGTTGACCGCGGTCATCCCCGCTTCGATCTCGCGTTCGAAGCGTTCGCGCTCATCCGCATCTTCTGTCCAGACGGACGATCCCAGCCCGAACGGCACGTCGTTCGCCAGCCGGATCGCCGCGTCGATATCGTCCGCCTTGAACACCATCGCGATCGGCCCGAACAGTTCCTCCTGCGCCACCGCATGGTCGATCGGCACGTCGACCAGGATACCGGCGGACATATAGGCGCCCTTCCCGGGCAAGGCTTCGCCACCGAACAGCATGGTCGCGCCTTCGGCCCGGATCATCTCGATCTGGTCGAGCACGGTCTGGCGCTGCTCCTCGCTCGACAGCGGGCCCATATCGGTCGCCGCGTCCATCGGGTCGCCGGCCTTGACCGCCTTCATCCCGGCGGAAAACTTCTCCAGGAACGCGTCATAGATATCGGCATGGACGATCATCCGCTTGGCGCAGATGCACGATTGCCCGGTATTCTGGATGCGTGCGGTCACCGCGGTCTTCGCCGCCTTGTCCAGGTCGGCGGAGGGCATGACGATGAACGGGTCCGATCCACCCAGTTCCAGCACGACCTTCTTCAACGCGCGCCCCGCCGCCTCGGCGACCTTCATGCCCGCGCCTTCGCTACCGGTCAGCGTGACCGCCGCGATCCGGTCGTCCGCGATCAGCGCATCGACCTTGCCCGACTTGATCGCCAGGTTCTGGAATACGCCCGCCGGCGCGCCCGCCGCGATCACCATCTCCTCGATCGCCGCGGCAACGCCTTGCACGCTGGAGGCATGCTTCAGCAGCCCGACATTCCCCGCCATGATCGTCGGCGCCAGGAAACGGACGACCTGCCAATACGGAAAATTCCACGGCATCACCGCCAGCACCGGCCCGATCGGAAGCCAGCGTGCCTTGCCCGTGCCGCCCGCCGTGGCGAATTCGCGCGTCGCCAGCATCGCCGGTCCTTCCTGCGCATAGTGACGGAACCCGACGGCGCACTTCTCGACTTCCGCCAGCGCGGACTTCAGCGTCTTGCCCATTTCCCGAACCGCGATCTCGGCGAGCCGCTGGCGATTGGCATCGAACTGATCGGCGATCGCGGACAACAACCGGCTGCGCGTGTCGTAATCGGTCGCGCGCCAGCTCTTATACGCTTCGGCGGCACGCGCGACGCGCGTCTCGATCTCGTCCGCCGTCAGTTCGGCGAAGCTTTCCCCGGCGGTGCCGGTGGCGGGATTGATGCTGGTGAACATGGTTTTCCTATCGCTGGATCGCAGGCTTAACGCAAACTTGCCGCGACGTATCCTTGACCCAGTTGATACCCACGGGCCATAGCACGCGTCATGGAAACCCCCGTAGAAGACCTTTCGTTCGAAGCCGCGCTCCGGGAACTCGAACATATCGTCAGCCGGCTCGAATCCGGTGACGAGCCGTTGGACGGCGCGATCGCATTGTACGAACGCGGCGATCGCCTGCGCCTGCGCTGCAAGGATCGACTCGATGCGGCGCAAGCCCGGATCGAGGCGATCCGCACCGATGCCGAGGGTCGCGCCGCGGGTACGCAACCCTTCGTGGCTGGATGACCGTGATGGCCGCGCAACCGCACGCCCCCTCCGCCACCCTGCAGGCCGCGCTGAACGAAGTCGCAGCCGACATCGATCGCCGGTTCGACCTGTTGCTGGAAGTGCCCGACGATCCCCGCGCGGACCTGTACCGCGCCATGCGTCACGCCGCGATGGGCGGAGGCAAGCGCCTGCGCCCGATGCTCGTCAACGCCACTGCGCAATTGTTCGGGGTGGACCGCGACTGTGCCGGCCGCACCGGCGTCGCGCTGGAATGCATCCACGTCTATTCGCTGATCCACGACGATCTGCCGGCGATGGACGATGACGATATGCGTCACGGCAAACCCAGCACGCACAAGGCCTTCGACGAGGCGACCGCGATCCTGGCCGGCGATTGCCTGCATGCGCTGGCGTTCGAGATCCTTGCCGATCCGCTGACGCATGCCGACCCCTATGTCCGCGTCGAACTGCTTGCCGATCTGTCGCGCGCGTCCGGCCCGAACGGCATGGCCGGCGGCCAGATGATGGACTTGCAGGCGGAAAAGACCAGCTTCGACCTGCCGACCGTAACCCGGTTGCAGGCGATGAAGACCGGCGCGCTGATCGCCGCCGCGGTCGAGGCCGGGGCGATCCTCGGCCGCGTACCGGTGGAGGGGCGCAAGCATCTGCGCGGCTATGCCCGCGATCTGGGCCTCGCATTCCAGATCGCCGACGACATACTGGACGTCGAAGGCGATGAGGAACTGGCCGGCAAGGCGCTGCGCAAGGACGAGAATGCCGGCAAGGAGACGTTCCTCTCGCTGCTCGGGCTGGACCGGGCGCGCGAACAGGCACGGATGCTGGTCGATCAGGCGATTGCCCATCTCGCAAGCTATGGTCCGGAGGCGGATCTGCTGCGCGACATCGCCCGCTTCGTCACCGCGCGAAATCATTGAGATCGGGTTCCGGCGCTTGCCGGGACTGATACCGTTACAAGGCCTGGGGGAAAGCACATGACCATCCGCATCGGTGTCTATCCCGGAACGTTCGATCCGATCACGCTCGGCCATATGGACATCATCCGACGCGGCGCGAAGCTCGTCGACCGGCTCGTCATCGGCGTGACGACCAACGCGTCCAAATCGCCCATGTTCAGCGTTGAGGAGCGGATGGATACGGTGCGGCGCGAGGTCGCGGACGTGGACGGCGATGTTCAGGTGGTCAGCTTCGACTCGCTGCTGATGGACTTTGCGGAGGCGCAAGGCGCACGCGTCATCGTCCGCGGCCTGCGCGCGGTGGCCGATTTCGAATACGAATATCAAATGGCCGGCATGAACCAGCAGATCAATCCGCGCGTCGAAACCGTCTTCCTGATGGCCGACGTGGCCTTGCAGCCCATCGCCAGCAAACTGGTCAAGGAAATCGCCCTGTACGGCGGCGACATCCGCAAATTCGTCCCGCCCCTCGTCTCCGACGAAGTGATCGCGCGCGTCACCAAGATCGGGCGCAAGGGAAGCTGACGGCAATATCTTCGCCCCGGCCCGAACAACCCCTAACACGCCCCCTCCCCCGCTCGTTTCGAGCGAAGTCGAGAAACAGGCCGCACTCACCCACCCCAACGTTCACGTTGGCGCAATCGCGGATTTGCTCTAGACGGCGGCAACAAGCCGATTTTCGCGGGGATATATGCGTTCGATGACCAGGATGTTTGCGTTTGCCGGCGCGTTGATCGCCACCGTCGTGGCGGGTCCGGCACTCGCGCAGAAGGCGCCTGAAAAGGCCAAGCCGCTGAACAACGTGAAGACCGAAACCGTCGTCACCCCGCGTCTGGCGCCCGCCTCAGCGACCGACCCGCAGAACCTGCTCTATCTCGACCTGTCGACCGGCGGCCGCGTCGTCATCTGGCTGCGGCCGGACGTCGCCCCGCTGATGGTCGAGCGGATCAAGACGCTGACTCGCCAGCATTTCTACGACGGCCTCGCCTTCCACCGCGTGATCGACGGCTTCATGGCGCAGGGCGGCGATCCCAAGGGCGACGGTACCGGCGGCTCGCCACTGCCCGACGTGAAGGCGGAGTTCAACTATCTCCCGCATGTGCGCGGTGCGGTCGCCGCAGCCCGTGCCGAAGCGGAGGACAGCGCCAACAGCCAGTTCTTCATCGTCTTCCAGCCGCGGCTCAGCCTCGACAAGAAATACACCGTGTTCGGCCGCGTGCTCGAAGGCATGCAATATGTCGACGCGATCGAACGCGGCGAGCCGCCGGTGAACCCGTCCAAGATCCTCCACGCCTATGTCGCGGCGGATTCGCCTCCGCCCTACGTCGCGCCGGCGCCTGCCATCCTGACGCCACCGGTTCGCCTGCCGAGCGCACCGACCGGGTCGAAGGCGCCCGCCAAGCCGAAGCTCGCGCCGAAAGCCGCGCCGAAGCCTGTTCCAAGCCCCACGGCACCCCCGGCGAAGTGATCCCCGCCCCGCGCGCCGGGGTGGCCATGCGACCATGAACGTAGACCTGTTCGATTTCGACCTGCCGGCGGAGCGGATCGCCCTACGCCCTGCAAGCCCGCGCGACACCGCCCGTTTGCTCGTGCTGGACGGTGCGGAGACGCGAGACCTGATCGTCCGCGACCTGCCCGGCCAGCTTCGCCGCGGCGACCTGCTCGTCTTCAACGACACGCGCGTTATCCCGGCGCAGTTGGAAGGCAGGAGGGGCAATGCCCGCATCGGCGCCACGCTGCACAAGCGCGAGGGACTACGCCGCTGGCGCGCGTTCGTCCGCAACGGGCGGCGGCTGCGAGAGGGCGATACGATCGACTTCGGCCAGGACGTGTCCGCAACCGCCTCCGAAAAGGCGGAGGACGGCAGCTTCATCCTGACCTTCGCCGGCGACGAACCCGTCGAACTGCTGCTCGAACGCGCAGGCCGCATGCCCCTGCCCCCCTATATCGCGGCAAAGCGCCCGACCGACGCTCAGGATGCGGAGGATTATCAGACGATGTTCGCCGCAGAGAAAGGCGCCGTCGCCGCCCCCACCGCCGCGCTGCATTTCACCCCCGAGCTGATCGCCGCGCTGGACACGGCGGGCATCGGCCACGCCACGCTGACGCTACATGTCGGCGCGGGCACTTTCCTGCCGGTCAAGGCGGACGATACCGATCAGCACAAGATGCACGCCGAATGGGGCCGCATCGACCAGGCCACCGCCGACCGCCTCAACGCCACCCGCGCCGCTGGCGGCCGCATCATCGCCGTCGGCACCACCAGCCTCCGCCTGATCGAAAGCGCCACCACCGCGGACGGCCGGATTCACCCCTTCGACGGCGACACCGCGATCTTCATCACACCCGGCTATCGCTTTCGGGGGATCGACGGCCTAATGACCAATTTCCACCTGCCCCGGTCGACGTTGTTCATGCTGGTCTCGGCGCTGATGGGGCGGGAACGGATGCAGGCAGCCTACGCGCACGCCATCGACCGCGGCTACCGCTTCTATTCCTACGGGGACGCCTCGCTGCTCCTGCCGTAAGCTGGGCGCAACTGGTTCGAAAATGGCTTCAATTTACCGCGAATAGCGGTTGCCAATGCTTACACACGACTGGTCTGATAAGCCCAACATAGAGCGGCTCGAACACCATGATTGCAATCTTGAAGCTCGGTTGGACGGTTGCTGACGCCCGAATAGCACCGGCGGATCATGCCGATCACCCCGTCGTAAAATCCTGATGCTGATACGCTGTTACAACGACCGATACCGCAATCCCGCTAGGGAACAGTCGTCGGGATAATTTCGTACCGTCGGCACCCGTAGAAACCTTGCGACCAATCGAACATGGACAAAAAGAAGGGCGGCCACTGGCCGCCCTTCTCACGCTTGGATTATCGACGGCTGATCAGAACTTGATCTTTGCACCGGCATAGAAGCGCCGGCCGATCGCATCGTACGTT includes the following:
- a CDS encoding GGDEF domain-containing protein, which produces MLRFCLWFLAICVCAMLLAVPVRAQGGGGITGDSMRICVLRDVPGMTARRAFDMAGKFDCSTSQPDFGPGDYWVIGNRLPPGELNRPLLVRTASLRQDRMTLYALYPAERIDAIVTDAHDASRHLQLGAIIERLLPRRDMRPIRLLWHIEGSANLRGIVLAPTIATSGQSAQSNSIMSAVYSAFAGICIALLLYNVGLARALRHAFLPFYCLMMVGMLLYAFTSSGAFAWAFPAVENNARLRMNYVLLAATGIAAINFLRHFFEPHIVTPWLGRMVRMASFAVALPAFGVALLAPWHLKQFDTAFSLGFLILLVAIIPIMVAAWRRKSQFLGLFITAWITPILLAATRTASGLNLIDYSFWLDNSTILSMAFEALLSSLAIAYRILLITRERDVAREQEMAARLLADADPLTGLMNRRAFLREAIGREGEQQLLLLDIDNFKRINDTIGHDGGDNVLRVVARTLRIASDPHALVARVGGEEFAIVSGPGEPVDAEKVLTALRTAPMPYDLGVTASIGLHWGTLLREADWKAMYCAADAALFEAKSAGRDRVRGKDTSRFPVAVAA
- a CDS encoding long-chain-fatty-acid--CoA ligase codes for the protein MTDPTSDPVAAWTNAYRHPMRWQTEFPPLSMVDAFDAAAAKAGTAPLIDFLGRHYSYAETLDGANRVAAGLAALGYGPGDRIGLFLPNVPHYLAAYYGILKLGATVVNFSPLYTADELAHQVADSGTRLLFTVSAKAVLPTALKVLERSALERLVVGSVAGALPPTKSLLYRLFKRSETAERPDDPRILAFSKLIANDGRHDRATIDPLKTIALIQYTGGTTGVPKGAMLSHQNLSANARQIMGLDPHVGEADRILGVLPLFHVFANTCVLNRTVLNGGCIVMLPRFEAGQVLAALHRTKATSLPGVPTMYQALLDHPQAARTDFSSLRVCISGGAPLSAELKAKFEATTGATVVEGYGLSESSGVVSANPYEQDGKPGTIGQPIPATIVKLVDKGDPTSPAPDGEPGEIVIRGPQIMQGYWGRPDADGEVFVTDADGHDWLRTGDVGTIDADGFIRIVDRLKDMIAVSGFKVFPSQIEAILYHHPAIKEALVIGLPDPYRGEHPRAYVTLNDGIAATPEELRDWLNPQLGRHERVDQVVVRLTMPKTMIGKLSRKDLIAEVTAEGT
- a CDS encoding NAD-dependent succinate-semialdehyde dehydrogenase → MRSSDRKTMFTSINPATGTAGESFAELTADEIETRVARAAEAYKSWRATDYDTRSRLLSAIADQFDANRQRLAEIAVREMGKTLKSALAEVEKCAVGFRHYAQEGPAMLATREFATAGGTGKARWLPIGPVLAVMPWNFPYWQVVRFLAPTIMAGNVGLLKHASSVQGVAAAIEEMVIAAGAPAGVFQNLAIKSGKVDALIADDRIAAVTLTGSEGAGMKVAEAAGRALKKVVLELGGSDPFIVMPSADLDKAAKTAVTARIQNTGQSCICAKRMIVHADIYDAFLEKFSAGMKAVKAGDPMDAATDMGPLSSEEQRQTVLDQIEMIRAEGATMLFGGEALPGKGAYMSAGILVDVPIDHAVAQEELFGPIAMVFKADDIDAAIRLANDVPFGLGSSVWTEDADERERFEREIEAGMTAVNQMLASSPEAPFGGIKRSGHGRELGPYGLHEFMNLKTVLG
- a CDS encoding exodeoxyribonuclease VII small subunit, yielding METPVEDLSFEAALRELEHIVSRLESGDEPLDGAIALYERGDRLRLRCKDRLDAAQARIEAIRTDAEGRAAGTQPFVAG
- a CDS encoding polyprenyl synthetase family protein yields the protein MAAQPHAPSATLQAALNEVAADIDRRFDLLLEVPDDPRADLYRAMRHAAMGGGKRLRPMLVNATAQLFGVDRDCAGRTGVALECIHVYSLIHDDLPAMDDDDMRHGKPSTHKAFDEATAILAGDCLHALAFEILADPLTHADPYVRVELLADLSRASGPNGMAGGQMMDLQAEKTSFDLPTVTRLQAMKTGALIAAAVEAGAILGRVPVEGRKHLRGYARDLGLAFQIADDILDVEGDEELAGKALRKDENAGKETFLSLLGLDRAREQARMLVDQAIAHLASYGPEADLLRDIARFVTARNH
- the coaD gene encoding pantetheine-phosphate adenylyltransferase, which translates into the protein MRIGVYPGTFDPITLGHMDIIRRGAKLVDRLVIGVTTNASKSPMFSVEERMDTVRREVADVDGDVQVVSFDSLLMDFAEAQGARVIVRGLRAVADFEYEYQMAGMNQQINPRVETVFLMADVALQPIASKLVKEIALYGGDIRKFVPPLVSDEVIARVTKIGRKGS
- a CDS encoding peptidylprolyl isomerase, whose translation is MFAFAGALIATVVAGPALAQKAPEKAKPLNNVKTETVVTPRLAPASATDPQNLLYLDLSTGGRVVIWLRPDVAPLMVERIKTLTRQHFYDGLAFHRVIDGFMAQGGDPKGDGTGGSPLPDVKAEFNYLPHVRGAVAAARAEAEDSANSQFFIVFQPRLSLDKKYTVFGRVLEGMQYVDAIERGEPPVNPSKILHAYVAADSPPPYVAPAPAILTPPVRLPSAPTGSKAPAKPKLAPKAAPKPVPSPTAPPAK
- the queA gene encoding tRNA preQ1(34) S-adenosylmethionine ribosyltransferase-isomerase QueA, giving the protein MNVDLFDFDLPAERIALRPASPRDTARLLVLDGAETRDLIVRDLPGQLRRGDLLVFNDTRVIPAQLEGRRGNARIGATLHKREGLRRWRAFVRNGRRLREGDTIDFGQDVSATASEKAEDGSFILTFAGDEPVELLLERAGRMPLPPYIAAKRPTDAQDAEDYQTMFAAEKGAVAAPTAALHFTPELIAALDTAGIGHATLTLHVGAGTFLPVKADDTDQHKMHAEWGRIDQATADRLNATRAAGGRIIAVGTTSLRLIESATTADGRIHPFDGDTAIFITPGYRFRGIDGLMTNFHLPRSTLFMLVSALMGRERMQAAYAHAIDRGYRFYSYGDASLLLP